In the bacterium genome, one interval contains:
- a CDS encoding M23 family metallopeptidase, translating to MVGGPLAWIPLLGHRPVFLAVALGVFAFCALFSYLVLDGEDRAADPAAAAAGEPFRSENPLVEQIAFPSENSKPPEVPVRSSELDVVTGRVTAGGSIASSLASMGVPAGTVHTIAEAMRPVFDFRGAHAGDFFALIRDDRGEIISFEFQRGRRKIYRVEANSEGMLAASEAKVPLERRVVQLGGVIDNSLSKAVLGLGEHWNLVQSFADIFVWDVDFSTQSRPGDEFRLVFEKFYDRDGFVRYGKILAAEYRAAQRTFVAVYFEDDEGEGNYYTPDGNSVRRPFLRAPVHYTRISSRYSKSRLHPILKIRRPHEGIDYAAPTGTPVWAVAGGEVSFVGWSGGFGRLVKIRHNNGYTSYYGHLSRYAKDLKRGMRVEQKRVIGYVGKTGLATGPHLDYRLKYAGRFQDPSKVKFPMGEPISVKARERFEETKQSRLAELRDAQPPLVLEAAM from the coding sequence ATGGTGGGTGGCCCACTGGCGTGGATTCCGTTGCTCGGGCATCGCCCCGTTTTCCTGGCGGTGGCTTTGGGTGTCTTTGCGTTCTGTGCCCTGTTTTCCTACCTCGTGCTCGACGGTGAGGATCGGGCCGCCGATCCCGCTGCAGCCGCCGCAGGTGAGCCCTTCCGGTCCGAGAATCCGTTGGTCGAACAGATCGCCTTTCCGTCCGAGAATTCGAAACCCCCCGAAGTACCCGTGCGTTCTTCGGAGCTGGACGTCGTGACGGGTCGCGTAACCGCCGGCGGTTCGATCGCCAGCTCGCTGGCCTCCATGGGAGTTCCCGCGGGAACCGTGCACACGATCGCCGAGGCGATGAGACCCGTATTCGATTTCCGCGGAGCGCATGCGGGTGACTTCTTCGCACTGATTCGCGATGACCGCGGCGAGATCATTTCATTCGAGTTTCAACGTGGCCGGCGCAAGATTTACCGGGTCGAAGCCAATTCCGAAGGCATGCTTGCGGCGAGTGAAGCCAAGGTCCCTCTCGAACGACGCGTGGTGCAGCTCGGTGGCGTCATCGATAACTCACTATCGAAGGCAGTCCTCGGCCTGGGTGAGCACTGGAATCTGGTTCAGAGCTTTGCCGACATCTTCGTCTGGGACGTGGACTTCTCTACGCAATCACGACCTGGCGACGAATTCCGACTGGTATTCGAAAAGTTCTACGATCGCGATGGCTTCGTGCGCTACGGGAAGATCCTGGCCGCCGAGTACCGCGCTGCCCAGCGAACTTTCGTGGCCGTGTACTTCGAAGACGATGAAGGTGAGGGGAACTACTACACCCCGGATGGGAACTCCGTTCGGCGACCTTTCCTGCGCGCTCCCGTCCACTACACACGAATCAGTTCTCGATACTCGAAATCCCGACTGCACCCGATCCTGAAGATCCGTCGACCCCACGAAGGCATCGACTACGCCGCACCAACCGGAACGCCGGTTTGGGCCGTAGCCGGTGGCGAGGTCAGTTTCGTAGGCTGGAGTGGGGGCTTCGGCCGCCTGGTGAAGATCCGTCACAACAACGGGTACACCTCGTACTACGGCCACTTGTCGCGTTACGCCAAGGATCTCAAGCGTGGAATGCGTGTGGAGCAGAAGCGTGTGATCGGCTATGTCGGAAAGACCGGTCTGGCGACGGGTCCGCATCTCGACTACCGCTTGAAGTACGCGGGGCGTTTCCAAGACCCGAGCAAGGTCAAGTTCCCGATGGGCGAGCCTATCTCCGTGAAGGCACGAGAGCGTTTCGAGGAAACAAAGCAGTCGCGACTCGCTGAGCTACGCGATGCACAGCCGCCGCTGGTACTCGAAGCGGCTATGTAG
- a CDS encoding dicarboxylate/amino acid:cation symporter produces MSTTTLRLSIAAGLALTAVLIFLGELNSAYLAFTATFAIFCLSARISLNWQIAIGTGLGVALGLIVFNRELLEVGTVMKPVGRVFIFMLKMLIAPMILLSISHGIASMGSARELGRIGARTLGLYLLTMALAVITGLVLVNLVQPGADSGLLESEFFRGSVLERAEQSAAGPDLGEFLLTTVYQVLTNPFDSLANGRILPIVFVAILLGIALAQMGERGRAAVDTIDGFYGAVMHIIGWFIRLAPVGVFALVGHLISTVPLAQIVEHLAAFSLVVFGGTLFHAAVTLPLVAWWFTGVSPLELLRAIREALAVAFTTSSSAATLPVTTRCVEENLGVPRRVSSFVLPLGATVNMDGTALYEAIAAVFVATIYGIELSIGAQLVVFLVAMATAIGAPGIPSAGMVTVIVVLESVGLPGEAVGFLLTIDRFLDTVRTMANVEGDAIVALCVARDEPAAAT; encoded by the coding sequence TTGAGCACAACCACTTTGCGCCTTTCGATCGCGGCCGGCTTGGCACTCACTGCCGTGCTGATTTTCCTGGGCGAGCTGAACTCCGCCTACCTCGCCTTCACCGCGACCTTCGCGATCTTCTGCCTTTCGGCCCGGATCTCGTTGAACTGGCAGATCGCAATCGGTACAGGCCTCGGTGTGGCGCTGGGCTTGATCGTCTTCAATCGCGAACTGCTCGAAGTAGGCACCGTCATGAAGCCGGTGGGGCGAGTGTTCATCTTCATGCTGAAGATGCTGATCGCACCGATGATACTGCTTTCGATTTCGCACGGCATCGCGAGCATGGGCAGTGCTCGGGAACTGGGTCGGATCGGTGCCCGCACGCTGGGGCTCTATCTGTTGACGATGGCCCTGGCCGTCATCACGGGCCTGGTCCTGGTGAACCTGGTACAGCCGGGTGCGGATTCCGGTCTACTCGAGAGCGAGTTCTTCCGCGGTAGCGTGTTGGAGCGCGCGGAACAGTCCGCGGCCGGGCCCGACCTCGGAGAGTTCCTGCTCACCACGGTGTACCAGGTGCTGACGAATCCGTTCGATTCGCTCGCAAATGGTCGCATCCTGCCGATCGTTTTCGTCGCGATCCTGCTCGGCATCGCACTCGCACAGATGGGCGAACGCGGGCGGGCGGCGGTCGACACCATCGACGGTTTCTATGGCGCGGTCATGCACATCATCGGCTGGTTCATACGCCTGGCGCCGGTAGGTGTCTTTGCCCTGGTCGGGCATCTGATCAGCACAGTACCGCTCGCCCAGATCGTCGAACATCTTGCCGCGTTCTCGTTGGTCGTGTTCGGCGGCACGCTCTTTCACGCGGCGGTGACGCTGCCGCTCGTCGCCTGGTGGTTTACGGGCGTGAGCCCTCTGGAGTTGCTGCGCGCGATCCGCGAGGCTCTGGCAGTCGCTTTCACCACGAGTTCGAGCGCCGCCACCCTGCCTGTAACCACTCGTTGCGTGGAAGAGAACCTTGGCGTACCCCGACGCGTGTCGAGTTTCGTCTTGCCGCTGGGCGCCACGGTAAACATGGACGGCACCGCACTCTACGAGGCAATCGCAGCTGTTTTCGTCGCGACGATCTACGGCATCGAGCTTTCCATCGGAGCCCAGTTGGTGGTCTTCCTGGTCGCAATGGCGACGGCCATCGGTGCGCCGGGCATCCCGTCGGCGGGTATGGTCACGGTGATCGTGGTGTTGGAGTCCGTCGGTCTACCCGGCGAAGCCGTGGGTTTCCTATTGACGATCGACCGCTTCCTCGACACGGTTCGCACCATGGCAAACGTGGAGGGTGACGCGATCGTGGCGTTGTGCGTAGCGCGGGACGAACCCGCGGCGGCTACATAG